The Mustelus asterias chromosome 13, sMusAst1.hap1.1, whole genome shotgun sequence genomic sequence GCCATTATTCACAGGTATTAGCAACTTGAAGGAATGGCATAACAAATAAGCGCTTTGGTCTGAAATCAAATCTGTACTGTTAAACACAAAACTAGAGTAACGTGTTCCATCATATAAGTCAACGCCCATGATAGCATCATATAGCACATAATCCTGTCATTTAATTTTCACATAAGGTAAAGCTGTAATTCTGCTCCCAGCAATGATACCAGTATAACAATTCGAGCAACATCCAACGAAAGGAATTACTActcttgaaaaaaaaatctaattgtAGATCTACCATTTTAGATCTATGAAGAAACAGCAACTACATATTCTTGCCTGTCTTTAGTCAGTCTTGGTTTTCCAAAATTGCATATTCTACAGCTACAAATCTGGACTCAGGAAGGCAGGACTAGATAGACTGAAGAACAGTGCCCTGACCATTTGAAAATAGACTTTAAAATGATGACATAATTTCAGAAAAAGAAACTGATACAACAATACgttttgaggtgtttaaaatgaaggGATTTGCTAGGGCAGGTTAAAAAAACTATTTCCTTTGGCGAAGGAATCCAGTGGAGGCGGGTGGGAGGGAGCATTTGGAACCGTTAGGAAGCACTTTTCTCACATCAAAGCaatgtggaaatctggaaccctcTCCTCCCAGAAAAGACTGGACCACTTGAAATGTTCAAGACTAAAACCAATGGATTTTTGTGGGGCAAgggcatcaaaggatatggaacaaACTTAAAAATGGGGTTGAGGTACAAATTAGCCACAATCTGATttcaatggtggaacaggctgaaggggctgaatagccttctcctgttcctattttgacAAAGTCATAAGGCAAAGTTTCATAAATTAGGTATTAGCCCTGGATAGTTAGTTAACTAACCAGGAGCACTCTACTGCCTACATGCAAAGAGTGAGTGTGCCTTATTTTATATGAAAGAGGACATAGCTTTTATCATTGAACAGGTGGCATAAAAAGCTAAGTGGCCCACTGGAACGCATTCAGTCCTTTTAACAGTTTGAAGTACTGAATTTCATCTTTCAAATGACATTCTATCAAACACCGATTAAAACAATTGTTAGTTTATAATGCTCTATTTCATCAGATAGAAGAGAAATCTACAGAACATTTCTTCCCAGTGCAGTGCTCTGTGTATTTACTAACCCACTGATGAGATACCATTAGTATGCTTGATTTGGTGCAAAGTTTCTACCAACCTTCCCAAAGCGTTTAAATTTACTGCTTGGCTAACAAAGTTCAGTTGACCTTCTAAGAAGATATTAGATCAAGAAGAGCACTACTGCAATCATTCAATAGTATCTACTTCCAGAGTAATTTCTTGTATGCTTCCTTCAGTGACATTATCTACACATTTCTTCCCATGCTGCTCTTTGAGGTGCCGCCTGAGTGCAGGCTTGTGTGCAAAGCCCACGTCACAGTAGTTACACTTGTGTGGTCTGTCACCACTATGAAGATTCAGGTGGTCCTGCAGAGAACATTTCTGAGTGAATGTCTTCCCGCAAATTGTGCACTGATAGGGTTTAATTCCGGTGTGGACTCGGATGTGCCGTGTCAGATTGCTTTTTTGCGTGAAAATCTTCCCGCAGCGCAGGCACAGGAAAAGTTTGTGTGTTTTCAAGTGACTGATGAAATTTTCGAGGTGCTGAAAGATTTTCCCACATTTACTGCAATGGTGGGGCTTCTGAAGCCATTTGTCTTGCATTTTAAAATGGTTGGTGTACATTGTTTTATTTGCAAACAGTTTTGTGCCCCTGTTGCGTTTGAACAAAAACCCACCTGCAGCCGCCATTTCCTCATTTGGAAAACTACTCAAACCTTGCAACTCAAACTCATTGGCTGCCAGCATAAAACTTGTACCATTGACAACTTCCGACAATCTGGGTGGATCAGCTACAAAATTCTGTAAACAACTATCTACCACTTTGTTGCTTCTAGAATCAACGGTTGAATTTATAAGAGAGTGCTGTGATTCCGGAGAATTTGCAACGGCTCTTTCCACACTATTACTGAAATTATTTGAGAGGTGGCTCAAGCTGTCACCATTCTCACTTTCCTGAATATCACTAGTCAGCGACTCCACTTTAACAATACGAATGTTGCTATCCTCCGAGTCAGTTTCACATTCAGAGACATCCCTAGTTTGTGTAAGATCTTCCATTTTACTCCTTTCAGAATCGGATGGCGGACTT encodes the following:
- the LOC144502514 gene encoding zinc finger and BTB domain-containing protein 26-like, which codes for MAPTSDLLCFKFSSYGDSMLQKMNFLRQQKRFCDVTIRINNVAFLGHKIIFAACSPFLRDQFLLNDSKDVRISLLQSSEVGEQILLSCYTGILEFPVKELVNYLTAASYLQMGHIVERCTQALSKYIEPKLLSEDQAHNIGESSTSTTFPETSERPQGSPPSDSERSKMEDLTQTRDVSECETDSEDSNIRIVKVESLTSDIQESENGDSLSHLSNNFSNSVERAVANSPESQHSLINSTVDSRSNKVVDSCLQNFVADPPRLSEVVNGTSFMLAANEFELQGLSSFPNEEMAAAGGFLFKRNRGTKLFANKTMYTNHFKMQDKWLQKPHHCSKCGKIFQHLENFISHLKTHKLFLCLRCGKIFTQKSNLTRHIRVHTGIKPYQCTICGKTFTQKCSLQDHLNLHSGDRPHKCNYCDVGFAHKPALRRHLKEQHGKKCVDNVTEGSIQEITLEVDTIE